The Magnetococcus marinus MC-1 genome contains the following window.
CGAATAAGGTGTGGATAGAAGGAAATCACCATGATCCAAGTACCCGTTAAAGACGCCAATAACCAGGAAGTTCGCAGTACGGAGTTAAATGAATCCGTTTTTGGTCGAGAGATCCGTGCGGACCTTCTGGGTATGGCCGTCAACTATCAATTGGCCAAACGCCGCTTAGGTACCGCTACGGTACTAGGCCGCAGCGATGTCCGTGGTGGTGGTAAGAAACCTTACCGTCAAAAAGGCACAGGCAACGCCCGTCAGGGTACCATTCGTGCGCCTCAGTTTCGCACCGGTGGTATTGTGTTTGGTCCCCAGCAGCGTGACTACAGTCACAAACTGAATAAAAAGGTTCGCAAGCTCGCTTTGCAGACCGCATTGTCCGTCAAGGCATCCAGCGAAGAGATGGTTGTGGTTGACAAGCTTGAGTTGGCAAGCATCAAGACCAAGGAGATGAAAGCGCTGTTAAGCACCTTGGGTGCTGCGCGTTCGACCTTTTTAGTGGTCAAAGAGCTTTCTAACGAGATCGTCTTGTCGGCACGCAACATTCCTAACGTGATGGTTGCGGATGTGGATGGTGTGAATGTCTACGATCTGCTGCGTTACGAAAAGCTGGTTATCACCGAGGAAGCGGTGCGTAGCCTCGAGGAGAAGCTGGCATGAACGATTTGAGAATGTACAACGTTCTGGTGCGCCCGCTGGTGACTGAAAAGTCCACCATGCAGTTGGAGAAGGGCAACCAAATCAGCTTTGCCGTCGCCACATGGGCCAATAAACCCCAGATTAAAAAAGCGATCGAGACCATCTATAGCGTCAAAGTAGAGGCGGTACAGGTGAGCAACGCCAAGGGTAAAACCAAGCGTTTTGGTAAGCTTGAAGGCAAGCGCAAGGATTGGAAGCGGGCCGTGGTTCGTCTCCAAGAGGGTCAATCCATCGACCTGTTCGATCAGGGCGCCTGATTGGCACGTTAAGGAGAGTCTCAATGGCACTGAAGAATTTTAAACCTACTTCCGACGGAAAACGCCATCAGGTAGCAATTAACTACAGTGAGCTGAGCAATGAGGGCCCTGAGCGCTCGTTGTTAGCCCCTCTGAAGCGTACCGGCGGTCGTAATAATAATGGACGCATGACTGTTCGCCATCAAGGTGGTGGTCATAAGCGTCGCTACCGTATCATCGACTTTAAGCGTAATAAGTTTGATGTGCCGGCTAAGGTTGCTCGTATTGAGTATGACCCTAACCGCACCGCCTTTATTGCGTTGCTGCACTATGCGGATGGCGAGAAGAGCTACATTCTTGCGCCGCAGCGTTTGCAAGTGGGCGATACTGTTGTATCGGCCAAAACCTTGGACAATGTGGATGTTAAGCCCGGTAACTGCATGCCTTTGCGGGTGATGCCTATCGGTACCATCATCCACAACGTCGAGCTTAAGCCCGGTAAGGGTGGGCAGGTCGCCCGTAGTGCCGGTAACTATATTCAGCTGATGGGTAAAGAGGGCAAATATGCCCAACTTAAAATGCCCTCTGGTGAAATGCGTTTGGTGTTGTTAGAGTGCATGGCCACGGTTGGTATGGTCTCTAACCCTGACAACTCGAACACCAAAATTGGTAAAGCAGGACGTACCCGCTGGATGGGCAAGCGTCCCTCTGTTCGCGGTGTTGTGATGAACCCTGTTGACCACCCCCATGGTGGTGGTGAAGGTCGTACCTCTGGTGGTCGTCATCCTGTGACGCCCTGGGGTGTCCCGACCAAGGGTAAGAAGACGCGGTCTAAGACCAAAGCTTCTGACCGTCTCATCATGCGTCGTCGTAAGTAATCCAAGAGAGGACGAAGATAATGGCTCGTTCAGTCAAAAAAGGTCCGTTTTTAGACGACTTTTTGGTCAAGAAAGTGGATGTGCTACGCGAGGGCTCCCGCAAGGAGTTGATCAAAACCTGGTCGCGTCGTTCCACTATTATCCACGAATTTGTAGGGTATACTTTTGGGGTTCACAATGGCCGCAAATTTATTCCAGTATTGGTGACCGAAAACATGGTTGGTCACAAGCTGGGCGAATTTGCACCCACCCGTACCTACTATGGTCACGGCGTGGACAAAAAAGCCAAGCGTCGCTAGGAACGGGAGAGAATCGTCATGCAAGAAGCACGTGCAACGACAAAGTACCAGCGCGTCTCTCCTTACAAAGTGCGTCTGGTGATCGACCAGATTCGCGGTATGCAAGTTGAGAGCGCTATGAATCTCCTGGCCTTCTCCAAGAAGCGCGTAGCAGGGGTGGTTCGTCAGACTTTAAAGTCTGCGGTTGCCAACGCTGAGGAGAACTTAGGCCTGGATGTGGATACCCTGGTGGTTTCCCAGGCATATGTAGATCAAGGTCCGTCCATGAAACGGTTTAAGCCCCGTGCTCGTGGTCGTGCCACTCGTATTCTGAAGCGGACTTCCCACATCACTGTGGCGGTCTGTCCTCAGGTAGATTAACCCAAGGAACGAGGAGGATACCATGGGACAGAAGGTTCATCCGACAGGGTTCCGTTTGGGAACCACCAAAACCTGGGACACGCGCTGGTTTGCAGACAGAAATTATGCAGATCTGTTGCTTGAGGATATCAAAATTCGAGCTTGGTTAAAAAAACGTCTGGCCCATGCCAGTGTTTCCAAGATCGTCATTGAGCGTCCTGCCCAGAAAGCGCGCATCAACATTCACACCGCGCGCCCCGGCATTATCATTGGTAAGAAGGGCGGCGATATCGAGAAGTTGAAAAACGATATCAAGGCAATCACCAGTTCGGAAGTGCAGATCAACATTGTTGAGATCCGTAAGCCTGAAGCGGATGCACAGTTGGTTGCCGAGAACGTAGCCCAACAGTTGGAGCGTCGGGTTGCTTTTCGCCGGAGCATGAAGCGGGCTGTTACCTCGGCCATGCGTTTGGGTGCAGAAGGTATTCGTATTAACTGCGCGGGTCGTCTTGGTGGGGCTGAGATTGCCCGTACCGAGTGGTACCGTGAAGGCCGTGTGCCCCTGCACACCCTGCGTGCAGATATCGACTACGGTTTTGCTGAGGCACATACCACCTACGGCATCATTGGCGTTAAGGTATGGGTCTACAAAGGCATGCTCATTGAAAAGAAATAAGGACAGGGGTATAATCCCATGCTTCAACCAAAGAAGACCAAGTTCCGGAAGGCGCACAAGGGGCGCGTTCACGGCCTAGCTTACCGCGGTAGTTCTTTAAGCTTCGGACAGTTTGGCCTAAAGGCGATGGCGACGGCGCGTATCACAGC
Protein-coding sequences here:
- the rpsC gene encoding 30S ribosomal protein S3, producing MGQKVHPTGFRLGTTKTWDTRWFADRNYADLLLEDIKIRAWLKKRLAHASVSKIVIERPAQKARINIHTARPGIIIGKKGGDIEKLKNDIKAITSSEVQINIVEIRKPEADAQLVAENVAQQLERRVAFRRSMKRAVTSAMRLGAEGIRINCAGRLGGAEIARTEWYREGRVPLHTLRADIDYGFAEAHTTYGIIGVKVWVYKGMLIEKK
- the rplV gene encoding 50S ribosomal protein L22, yielding MQEARATTKYQRVSPYKVRLVIDQIRGMQVESAMNLLAFSKKRVAGVVRQTLKSAVANAEENLGLDVDTLVVSQAYVDQGPSMKRFKPRARGRATRILKRTSHITVAVCPQVD
- the rpsS gene encoding 30S ribosomal protein S19 translates to MARSVKKGPFLDDFLVKKVDVLREGSRKELIKTWSRRSTIIHEFVGYTFGVHNGRKFIPVLVTENMVGHKLGEFAPTRTYYGHGVDKKAKRR
- the rplW gene encoding 50S ribosomal protein L23 produces the protein MNDLRMYNVLVRPLVTEKSTMQLEKGNQISFAVATWANKPQIKKAIETIYSVKVEAVQVSNAKGKTKRFGKLEGKRKDWKRAVVRLQEGQSIDLFDQGA
- the rplB gene encoding 50S ribosomal protein L2, producing MALKNFKPTSDGKRHQVAINYSELSNEGPERSLLAPLKRTGGRNNNGRMTVRHQGGGHKRRYRIIDFKRNKFDVPAKVARIEYDPNRTAFIALLHYADGEKSYILAPQRLQVGDTVVSAKTLDNVDVKPGNCMPLRVMPIGTIIHNVELKPGKGGQVARSAGNYIQLMGKEGKYAQLKMPSGEMRLVLLECMATVGMVSNPDNSNTKIGKAGRTRWMGKRPSVRGVVMNPVDHPHGGGEGRTSGGRHPVTPWGVPTKGKKTRSKTKASDRLIMRRRK
- the rplD gene encoding 50S ribosomal protein L4 codes for the protein MIQVPVKDANNQEVRSTELNESVFGREIRADLLGMAVNYQLAKRRLGTATVLGRSDVRGGGKKPYRQKGTGNARQGTIRAPQFRTGGIVFGPQQRDYSHKLNKKVRKLALQTALSVKASSEEMVVVDKLELASIKTKEMKALLSTLGAARSTFLVVKELSNEIVLSARNIPNVMVADVDGVNVYDLLRYEKLVITEEAVRSLEEKLA